Genomic DNA from Sebaldella sp. S0638:
TTATCTCCTAAAGAATATTTGAAAAAAATTTCATAATAGACAAGATAAATGTGTCCACATTATTGACATAAGTACAAGGTTCATATTCAGACAGACTAACATAAATAAAAAAATTATAGGAGGAAAGAAATGCAAAAATTAAAATTTTTTATAAACGGTGAATGGAGAGAATCAAAAACTGACAAGTATTATGACATATACAATCCAAGTACAGGAGAAGTAATAGCGCAGACTCCGTGCTGCACAAAGGAAGAAGTGGAAGAAGCCGTTCAGGCAGCCAAAGAAGCATTTGAATCATGGGCAGCAATTCCTGTAATGAAAAGAGTGCAGGTTTTATACAAATTCAGAGATTTGCTGGATCAGAGAATGGACGAACTGACAGAGATTCTGTGTAAAGAACATGGTAAAAACTGGGCAGAAGGACAGGGAGACTTATTAAAGGTAAAAGAACCTGTGGAACTCGCATGCAGTGCTCCTCTGTTAATGATGGGAGAGTCTTTGATGAATACTTCTACAGGATATGATACGGTACTTTACAGAGAACCTCTTGGTGTATTTGCCGGTATAGCGCCGTTTAATTTTCCGGGGATGATACCTATGGGATGGATGGTTCCTTTATGTATAGCCACAGGAAATACAATGGTACTAAAAGCATCAAGTACAACTCCTATGACAAGCTATAAGCTTGCTGAGCTTCTTGTAGAGGCAGGACTGCCAAAAGGAGTATTAAATATAGTAACAAGTTCAAGAAATGAAGCAGAAATTCTGTTGTCACACCCTGATGTAAAGGGAATTTCATTTGTAGGATCTACATCTGTAGGGCTTCATGTATATTCTACAGGAGCTGCACACGGAAAAAGAGTACAGGCATTATGTGAAGCGAAAAACCATGCATTAGTGCTGGAAGACTGCGTACTTGAGAGATCTGTAAGAGGAATTATAAACTCTGCATTTGGATGTGCCGGAGAAAGATGTATGGCTCTTCCTACAATATGCGTACAGGAAAGTATAGCGGATAAATTTGTGGCAAAATTAATAGAAGTGGCAAAGGAATTGAAAATAGGACCTGCATATGATAAAACAACTGATCTCGGACCTGTAGTCACAGCAGATCACAGAAAATATGTAGAAGGATGGATACAAAAAGGTATAGACGAAGGAGCAAAGCTTGTTCTTGACGGAAGAGGAGTAACTGTACCGGGATATGAAAACGGATTCTATATGGGGCCTACAATTTTTGACTATGTAACAGAGGAGATGGAAGTAGGACAAAAAGAAATATTTGGCCCGGTATTATGTATAAAGAGAGTAAAAGACTTTGAAGAAGGAATAACAATGATGAATGCAAATGAATTTGCCAACGGATCTGTTATTTATACAAGCAACGGATATTACGGACGTGAATTTGCAAGACGTACTGACGGAGGAATGGTAGGGATAAACGTAGGAGTGCCGGTACCGGTAGGATTGTTTCCATTTAACGGACACAAGCGTTCTTTCTTTGGAGACCTTCATACACTTGGAAAAGACGGGGTAAAATTCTTTACTGAAGCCAAAGTAGTAACAAGCACATGGTTTACAGAGGAGGATAATAAAGCAAAAGTAGACACATGGGATGGTTCGGTAGTAAAATAAGGAGTCGGAAAATTCCTTTTGGTACCTTTGATATCATTAAGAAAACTTTTTGATAATCGTTAAAATTCTTAGTATTGGAGGAGAAATGAAATATATAAAATTAACTACTGCACAGGCACTGGTAAGATTTTTGGATAATCAGTATGTAAGTTTTGACGGGCATGAGGAAAAATTCATAGAAGGAGTCTTTACCATATTCGGTCATGGAAATGTACTGGGAATAGGACAGGCACTGGAAGAAAATCCCGGAGACCTGAAAGTTCATCAGGGAAGAAATGAGCAGGGAATGGCATTGGCAGCGGTAGCATTTGCGAAACAGAAAAACAGAAAGAAAATATATGCCTGTACTACATCTGTAGGACCGGGAGCTGCAAATATGGTTACGGCAGCAGGTACGGCAACTGCAAATAATATTCCGGTACTTTTGCTTCCGGGAGATACATTTGCCACAAGACAGCCTGATCCTGTATTACAGCAGGTAGAGCAGACTTATAACCTGTCTGTGACTACAAATGATGCATTCAGAGCAGTGACAAAGTACTGGGACAGAGTGACAAGACCCGAACAGCTTATGTCAGCAATGATAA
This window encodes:
- a CDS encoding CoA-acylating methylmalonate-semialdehyde dehydrogenase; protein product: MQKLKFFINGEWRESKTDKYYDIYNPSTGEVIAQTPCCTKEEVEEAVQAAKEAFESWAAIPVMKRVQVLYKFRDLLDQRMDELTEILCKEHGKNWAEGQGDLLKVKEPVELACSAPLLMMGESLMNTSTGYDTVLYREPLGVFAGIAPFNFPGMIPMGWMVPLCIATGNTMVLKASSTTPMTSYKLAELLVEAGLPKGVLNIVTSSRNEAEILLSHPDVKGISFVGSTSVGLHVYSTGAAHGKRVQALCEAKNHALVLEDCVLERSVRGIINSAFGCAGERCMALPTICVQESIADKFVAKLIEVAKELKIGPAYDKTTDLGPVVTADHRKYVEGWIQKGIDEGAKLVLDGRGVTVPGYENGFYMGPTIFDYVTEEMEVGQKEIFGPVLCIKRVKDFEEGITMMNANEFANGSVIYTSNGYYGREFARRTDGGMVGINVGVPVPVGLFPFNGHKRSFFGDLHTLGKDGVKFFTEAKVVTSTWFTEEDNKAKVDTWDGSVVK